The proteins below come from a single Chryseobacterium sp. MA9 genomic window:
- a CDS encoding glutamine synthetase III, which yields MSTLRFKALETLPFKDFRKDNSVEIPAKLSELFCKNVFSEETMREYLTKEAFGSIMDAIKKGTKIQRHIADQVAVAMKDWAMSKGVTHYTHWFQPLTGTTAEKHDSFFTPIEGGRAIERFSGNMLIQQEPDASSFPNGGIRNTFEARGYTAWDPTSPAFIMGTTLCIPSIFISYTGETLDYKAPLLRALNAVDEAATNVMQYFDKNVTKVTPTLGWEQEYFLVDSALYQSRPDLVLTGKTLLGHSPAKGQQLDDHYFGSIPTRVMNFMKELEIECMKLGIPATTRHNEVAPNQFELAPMFEEVNVAVDHNSLLMDIMARVAHKHHFHILFHEKPFAGVNGSGKHNNWSLATDTGENLLSPGKNPKKNLQFLTFFVNTIKAVHEYADLLRASIASASNDHRLGANEAPPAIISVFIGTQLFSVLEELEKVTNGKLSPEEKTELKLNVVGKIPEILLDNTDRNRTSPFAFTGNKFEIRAVGSSANCAESMTVMNTIAAKQLNDFKKEVDTLIETGLKKDEAIFNVLREYIKQCKNIMFEGDGYSDDWAKEAKKRGLNNLKTTPEALKQEMDKKFLDLYEEMGIFNHREVEARNEIKLEKYSTVIDIEARVLSDIARNHIIPSALNYQNRLIENVKGLKDIFGDKEFKPLAKEQMSLITSISENVSKIKLGVEDLIKAREAAKSISDSQKQAESYCNKVKPLFDPIRDASDALEMMVDDELWPMTKYREMLFTK from the coding sequence ATGTCAACCTTAAGATTCAAAGCATTAGAAACCCTTCCATTTAAGGATTTCAGAAAAGACAACTCTGTTGAAATTCCTGCAAAATTATCAGAGCTATTCTGTAAAAATGTTTTCTCAGAAGAAACAATGAGAGAATATTTGACGAAAGAAGCATTCGGCTCTATCATGGACGCTATTAAAAAAGGAACTAAAATCCAGAGACACATTGCAGATCAGGTAGCTGTAGCAATGAAAGACTGGGCAATGAGCAAAGGTGTAACACACTACACTCACTGGTTTCAGCCTTTAACGGGTACTACTGCAGAAAAGCACGACTCATTCTTCACTCCAATTGAAGGAGGTAGAGCCATCGAGAGATTCAGTGGAAATATGCTTATTCAGCAGGAACCTGACGCATCGTCTTTCCCTAACGGAGGTATCAGAAATACTTTTGAAGCAAGAGGGTATACAGCATGGGATCCTACATCTCCGGCATTCATTATGGGAACTACATTATGTATTCCTTCAATCTTCATCTCTTATACAGGAGAAACATTAGATTACAAAGCTCCTCTTTTAAGAGCTTTAAACGCCGTAGATGAAGCTGCAACTAATGTAATGCAGTATTTTGACAAAAACGTAACTAAGGTAACTCCTACTTTGGGTTGGGAGCAGGAATATTTCCTTGTAGATTCAGCATTATACCAATCTCGTCCTGATCTTGTGTTAACAGGTAAAACATTACTTGGACATTCGCCTGCAAAAGGACAGCAGTTGGATGATCACTATTTCGGCTCTATTCCTACAAGAGTAATGAACTTCATGAAAGAGTTGGAAATTGAGTGTATGAAATTGGGAATCCCTGCAACAACAAGACACAATGAGGTTGCACCCAACCAGTTCGAGCTTGCACCAATGTTTGAAGAAGTGAACGTTGCCGTAGACCACAACTCATTGTTGATGGACATCATGGCAAGAGTAGCTCACAAGCACCACTTCCACATTCTTTTCCACGAAAAGCCATTCGCTGGAGTAAACGGAAGCGGAAAACACAACAACTGGTCTTTAGCAACTGATACTGGAGAAAATCTTCTAAGCCCAGGAAAAAATCCAAAGAAAAACTTACAGTTCTTAACATTCTTTGTTAACACCATTAAGGCGGTTCATGAGTATGCAGATCTTTTAAGAGCAAGTATTGCTTCTGCAAGCAACGACCACAGACTTGGTGCCAATGAAGCTCCACCGGCAATTATTTCCGTATTCATCGGAACCCAGCTGTTCAGCGTATTGGAAGAACTTGAAAAAGTAACGAACGGAAAATTATCTCCGGAAGAGAAAACAGAATTAAAATTAAATGTAGTTGGAAAAATTCCTGAAATCTTATTAGATAACACTGATAGAAACAGAACTTCTCCATTTGCATTTACAGGAAATAAGTTTGAAATCAGAGCAGTAGGATCTTCTGCAAACTGTGCAGAATCTATGACCGTAATGAACACTATTGCTGCAAAACAGCTTAATGATTTCAAGAAAGAAGTTGACACTTTAATTGAAACTGGTCTTAAGAAGGACGAAGCTATCTTTAATGTATTGAGAGAATACATCAAGCAATGTAAAAACATCATGTTTGAAGGTGACGGATACTCTGATGACTGGGCAAAAGAAGCCAAGAAAAGAGGATTAAACAATCTAAAAACAACTCCTGAAGCATTAAAGCAGGAAATGGATAAGAAGTTCCTGGATCTATATGAAGAGATGGGAATTTTCAATCACAGAGAAGTGGAAGCGAGAAACGAAATCAAATTAGAAAAATATTCTACTGTAATTGATATTGAAGCAAGAGTGTTAAGTGATATCGCAAGAAACCACATCATTCCTTCTGCATTAAATTATCAGAACAGATTAATTGAAAACGTAAAAGGTCTTAAAGACATCTTTGGAGATAAAGAATTCAAGCCATTGGCAAAAGAGCAGATGAGTTTAATTACAAGCATTTCTGAAAATGTTTCTAAAATTAAACTTGGTGTTGAAGATCTTATCAAAGCCAGAGAAGCAGCAAAAAGCATATCAGACAGCCAAAAACAGGCAGAAAGCTATTGTAACAAAGTAAAACCATTATTTGATCCTATCAGAGATGCTTCTGATGCATTGGAAATGATGGTAGACGATGAGCTTTGGCCAATGACAAAATACAGAGAAATGTTGTTTACAAAATAA
- a CDS encoding patatin-like phospholipase family protein has product MKKTTILSLDGGGIRGIITCIILRYIEEQLQYYDKPTAKLGDYFDLVAGSSTGGLIASIILCPDETRKAKYSIQKGLELYAEKGGDIFQVSFWERLVNPFGLLNEKIPQESLERNLNDFFGNLELKELIKPCLITSYDIENRRAKLFNSWNANLSTDNFYVKDICRATSAAPTYFSPVQIKSMYGQIFSLIDGGMFANNPALCAYAEARKIPFAEVLKNHQKANHPSVNDMIIVSIGTGIEARPYPFKKLEKAGKIGWVSPIIDILMSANAETVDYQLEQMFQTLGLRNQKNYYRLNPSLKNASPAMDNVRRSNIENLIQAGLSYIDDNREILNQIVQKLIRNKI; this is encoded by the coding sequence ATGAAAAAGACAACCATTCTTTCTTTGGACGGGGGTGGAATAAGAGGAATCATCACCTGCATTATTCTACGTTACATAGAAGAGCAGCTCCAGTATTATGATAAGCCCACAGCAAAGCTTGGGGATTATTTTGATCTGGTGGCAGGCAGCAGTACCGGAGGTCTGATTGCTTCTATTATTCTATGTCCCGACGAAACCCGAAAAGCAAAATATTCTATTCAGAAAGGACTAGAATTATATGCGGAAAAGGGCGGCGATATCTTCCAGGTTTCCTTTTGGGAAAGACTGGTTAATCCATTCGGATTATTGAATGAAAAAATTCCACAGGAATCACTTGAAAGGAATTTAAATGACTTTTTTGGAAATTTAGAACTAAAAGAATTAATAAAACCATGTTTAATAACAAGTTATGATATTGAGAACAGAAGAGCAAAACTTTTCAACTCATGGAATGCTAACCTCAGCACAGATAACTTCTACGTAAAAGATATCTGTAGGGCAACTTCAGCTGCTCCCACCTATTTTAGTCCGGTGCAGATCAAATCCATGTATGGACAGATCTTCAGCCTGATTGACGGAGGGATGTTTGCCAATAATCCTGCCCTCTGTGCTTATGCAGAAGCAAGAAAAATTCCTTTTGCAGAGGTTTTAAAAAACCATCAGAAAGCCAACCATCCGAGTGTAAATGATATGATTATTGTTTCTATCGGAACAGGAATTGAAGCCAGACCTTATCCTTTTAAAAAACTTGAAAAAGCCGGAAAAATTGGCTGGGTAAGCCCGATTATTGATATTTTAATGTCTGCCAATGCAGAAACAGTAGATTATCAGTTGGAACAGATGTTTCAGACACTGGGTTTGAGAAATCAGAAAAACTATTACCGCCTGAATCCTTCACTGAAGAACGCATCTCCGGCAATGGATAACGTAAGAAGATCTAATATTGAAAATCTTATACAGGCCGGATTGAGCTATATTGATGACAACAGAGAAATCCTGAACCAGATTGTTCAAAAACTCATCAGAAATAAAATATAA
- a CDS encoding type III pantothenate kinase, whose product MNSIVINVGNSNIRFGLFNGDNCDISWVINTKPYRTADELYVQMLMLYQTYKIEPTEIDKVIIGSVVPQLTKVMSSGIKKIHGTTPVIVDRSTPSGVQAKSKQMGTDIYANLVAAHNLYPNRKKIVIDFGTALTASCVAETGETLGVIIAPGIVTSLNSLINQTAQLPDIELKKPKSVLGLDTVTCMQSGMVYGFLGMVEGFVSRINEEVNDDCFVVATGGVSHIYKPLTDKIHVMDRLHTLKGLYFLGKDL is encoded by the coding sequence ATGAATTCAATCGTAATAAACGTAGGAAACAGCAATATCAGATTTGGTCTTTTCAATGGTGATAATTGTGATATTTCGTGGGTAATCAATACAAAACCTTACAGAACGGCAGATGAACTTTACGTACAGATGCTGATGCTTTATCAAACCTATAAAATTGAGCCAACAGAAATCGACAAAGTAATTATTGGGTCAGTAGTACCTCAGCTTACCAAAGTAATGAGCTCCGGGATCAAAAAGATTCACGGAACTACTCCTGTGATTGTTGATAGGTCAACTCCTTCAGGAGTTCAGGCGAAATCTAAGCAGATGGGAACGGATATCTATGCAAATCTTGTGGCGGCACACAATCTGTATCCGAACAGGAAAAAAATTGTCATAGACTTTGGAACTGCTCTTACAGCCAGTTGTGTGGCAGAAACAGGAGAGACCCTGGGAGTAATTATTGCTCCGGGAATTGTTACTTCCTTAAATTCATTGATCAACCAGACTGCACAGCTTCCGGACATAGAACTGAAAAAACCAAAATCTGTTTTGGGATTGGATACGGTAACCTGTATGCAAAGCGGAATGGTATATGGTTTCCTGGGAATGGTAGAAGGTTTTGTGAGCCGCATCAACGAGGAGGTGAATGACGATTGTTTCGTAGTAGCGACGGGAGGTGTATCCCATATCTATAAACCTCTTACAGATAAGATTCATGTGATGGACAGGCTTCATACATTGAAAGGTCTTTATTTCCTGGGGAAAGATTTATAA
- a CDS encoding M1 family metallopeptidase has translation MRKSAAIIFAFIISQFQAQQGAYYQQAAKYKMDIDVNAEKFTYQGKQTLEYTNNSPDELHVVYFHLYWNAFKPNSMMDQRVASQGKNGDGRLQKDGISRLASIPKDQEGAQNIHWIKQNGKDLKFEVQETIMKVYLAEPIKPNSTTTFTMDWDSVIPQQIRRSGRNNREGVDMTMTQWYPKIAEYDYDGWATFDYLGREFHAPFSDFDVTIKINKDYVVGAGGILENPTEVKGYDANAKIKTEKDKKATWKWTAKNILDFAWSADRDYSVESFDVPEGPKVYLVYQKNDKTKAWGESQSYITKYFQIMNTHFGKYVYPTYAFIQGGDGGMEYGMCTMILGEAKSIKDLMGLMAHEGSHSWYQQMLATNESVRPWMDEGFTSYAEGYTMYQLFPEDLPNPFMERLDAYRKFIKKGIEEPAVWLGDHHDNGTSYTYASYVKGELYLVQLGYIMGEQNLAETLKQYYDQWSMKHPSDRDFLHIAQKVSGMDLKWFHNYWINTTKTIDYGIKDVKYDAKSTTITLINNGQVPMPIDFGVMTTDKKIVTYQIPLNMTHTWKQKDIYGDLKTMPYWPWTQKEYTLTIPYTKSQLSVLGIDFSQRIADVNMEDNFVEVK, from the coding sequence ATGAGAAAATCGGCTGCAATCATTTTTGCGTTTATCATTTCACAATTTCAGGCTCAGCAAGGAGCTTATTATCAGCAGGCTGCGAAGTACAAGATGGATATTGATGTCAATGCTGAAAAATTTACTTATCAGGGAAAGCAGACTTTAGAATACACCAACAATTCACCGGATGAGCTGCATGTGGTATATTTCCATCTATATTGGAACGCTTTCAAACCTAATTCCATGATGGACCAAAGAGTAGCTTCCCAAGGCAAGAATGGTGACGGAAGGTTGCAGAAAGACGGTATCTCAAGGCTGGCTTCTATTCCAAAAGACCAGGAAGGTGCTCAGAATATCCACTGGATTAAACAAAATGGGAAAGATCTGAAATTTGAAGTTCAGGAAACCATCATGAAAGTATACCTGGCAGAACCTATCAAACCGAATTCTACAACTACTTTTACAATGGACTGGGACTCTGTAATTCCTCAGCAGATCAGAAGAAGTGGTAGAAATAATAGAGAAGGTGTAGACATGACAATGACACAATGGTACCCGAAAATTGCTGAGTACGATTATGACGGCTGGGCAACTTTTGATTATCTGGGAAGAGAATTCCATGCTCCATTCTCAGATTTTGATGTTACTATTAAAATCAATAAAGATTATGTTGTAGGAGCAGGAGGGATCCTTGAAAATCCAACAGAAGTAAAAGGCTATGACGCCAATGCTAAAATAAAAACTGAAAAAGACAAAAAAGCAACCTGGAAATGGACTGCGAAAAATATTCTTGATTTTGCATGGAGTGCAGACAGAGATTATTCTGTAGAAAGCTTTGATGTTCCGGAAGGTCCGAAAGTATATTTAGTGTATCAGAAAAATGATAAAACAAAAGCATGGGGTGAATCACAGTCTTATATCACCAAATATTTCCAGATCATGAATACTCACTTTGGAAAATATGTATATCCTACCTATGCATTCATTCAGGGAGGTGACGGCGGAATGGAATACGGAATGTGTACCATGATTTTAGGTGAAGCAAAAAGCATTAAAGATTTAATGGGCTTAATGGCTCACGAAGGATCTCACTCATGGTATCAGCAGATGCTGGCTACCAATGAATCTGTACGTCCATGGATGGATGAAGGTTTCACAAGCTATGCAGAAGGATACACCATGTATCAGCTGTTTCCTGAAGATTTGCCGAATCCTTTTATGGAAAGACTGGATGCCTACAGAAAATTTATTAAAAAAGGAATAGAAGAACCTGCAGTATGGCTTGGGGATCATCATGATAATGGAACGTCTTATACATATGCATCTTATGTAAAAGGTGAGTTATACCTGGTACAGCTTGGATACATTATGGGAGAACAGAATCTTGCAGAAACCTTGAAACAGTATTATGACCAGTGGAGTATGAAGCATCCTTCTGACAGAGATTTTCTTCACATTGCACAAAAAGTTTCCGGGATGGATCTGAAATGGTTCCATAATTATTGGATCAATACTACAAAAACGATTGATTACGGAATAAAGGATGTAAAATACGATGCAAAATCTACAACTATTACCTTAATCAACAATGGTCAGGTTCCAATGCCAATAGATTTCGGAGTGATGACAACCGATAAGAAAATAGTGACTTATCAGATCCCGCTGAATATGACTCACACATGGAAACAAAAGGATATTTATGGTGATCTTAAAACAATGCCTTATTGGCCTTGGACCCAGAAAGAATATACTCTTACCATTCCTTACACCAAATCTCAATTATCTGTTCTGGGAATTGATTTCAGCCAGAGAATTGCAGATGTAAATATGGAAGATAATTTTGTGGAAGTAAAATAA
- a CDS encoding GNAT family N-acetyltransferase, producing MEKFPIIETERLTLSQLEEKDVPFIVEYLQHRIFSDLTSNIPYPYVENDARSWLKMSKEAFENHSGYTFGIRDKEGHIIGAIGLHDREDDKAELGYWIGMPYWNKGYVTEAARAIVDFGFNDLGFHKIFATHFLHNPASGRIMEKIGMEQEAVLKQEMKKDGEYFDIVRYSIFKG from the coding sequence ATGGAAAAATTTCCCATCATAGAAACCGAAAGACTTACTCTCTCACAACTGGAAGAAAAGGATGTCCCTTTTATTGTTGAATACCTTCAGCATAGGATTTTTTCTGATCTTACCTCTAATATTCCGTACCCTTATGTAGAAAATGATGCCAGATCCTGGCTGAAAATGTCAAAAGAAGCTTTTGAAAACCATAGTGGGTATACTTTTGGGATTCGTGATAAAGAGGGGCATATTATTGGAGCTATCGGTCTTCATGACAGAGAAGATGATAAAGCAGAGCTGGGATACTGGATAGGAATGCCCTATTGGAATAAAGGATATGTAACTGAAGCAGCAAGAGCAATTGTAGATTTTGGTTTTAATGACCTGGGTTTCCATAAGATCTTTGCTACTCATTTTCTTCACAACCCGGCATCCGGAAGAATAATGGAGAAAATAGGAATGGAACAGGAAGCTGTTTTAAAACAGGAAATGAAGAAAGACGGAGAGTACTTTGATATCGTGAGATATTCTATTTTTAAAGGCTGA
- a CDS encoding M15 family metallopeptidase, which yields MDKVTLERIQKLHPLVRDEVKQIIKECDEALTGRAKIRVTQGLRSFEEQEKLYAIGRITSAKKVTNAKAGQSIHNYGLAVDICLMIDRKTVSWDTAKDWDNDKVADWYECVKIFARHGWDWGGNWKTFKDLPHFEKKNIPSKKGPLKTSWRMLLKMPRDKQNYVVF from the coding sequence ATGGACAAAGTAACCTTGGAACGAATTCAGAAGCTTCATCCGTTGGTAAGAGATGAAGTAAAACAAATTATAAAGGAATGTGATGAAGCACTCACCGGAAGAGCCAAGATAAGAGTTACCCAGGGATTAAGATCTTTTGAAGAGCAGGAGAAACTTTATGCAATCGGAAGAATTACTTCAGCAAAAAAGGTGACCAATGCCAAGGCAGGACAAAGTATCCACAATTATGGTCTTGCCGTAGATATCTGCCTAATGATTGACCGAAAAACGGTAAGCTGGGATACGGCAAAAGATTGGGATAATGACAAAGTTGCTGATTGGTATGAGTGCGTAAAAATCTTTGCCCGACATGGCTGGGACTGGGGCGGAAACTGGAAAACCTTCAAAGACCTTCCCCACTTCGAAAAAAAGAATATCCCCTCTAAAAAAGGTCCTTTAAAAACCAGCTGGAGAATGCTTCTGAAGATGCCCAGAGATAAGCAGAATTATGTTGTCTTTTAG
- a CDS encoding pentapeptide repeat-containing protein has protein sequence MKQSYFSDENFENKDLIQHPLEKGEYENCTFRNCNFEYANLSGFSFTDCELIECNLSMTKLVRTAFHNVIFKECKMFGLQFNDCNAFGLSFTFDGCALNNSVFYQTSIKKTVFKNSRLIEVDFTECDASNVVFNNCDLSGAVFDAANLEKADFRTSVNYSIDPALNRLKKAKFSLSEIYGLLYKLDIEIDKSN, from the coding sequence ATGAAACAGTCATATTTCTCCGACGAAAATTTCGAGAACAAAGATTTAATACAGCATCCTTTAGAAAAAGGCGAGTACGAAAACTGTACTTTCCGGAACTGTAATTTTGAGTATGCAAACCTTTCAGGATTCAGCTTTACGGATTGTGAATTGATAGAATGTAACCTCAGCATGACAAAGCTTGTGAGAACGGCCTTTCATAATGTGATTTTCAAAGAATGTAAAATGTTTGGCCTTCAGTTTAATGATTGTAATGCATTCGGGTTATCTTTTACATTTGATGGATGTGCTTTAAACAATTCAGTTTTCTATCAGACATCCATTAAGAAAACGGTTTTCAAAAATTCCAGATTGATTGAAGTAGACTTCACAGAATGTGATGCATCAAATGTTGTCTTTAATAATTGTGACCTTTCGGGCGCTGTTTTCGATGCTGCAAACCTTGAAAAAGCAGATTTCAGGACTTCGGTCAACTACTCAATAGATCCGGCTTTAAACAGGCTTAAAAAGGCCAAATTTTCGCTTTCTGAAATATATGGACTCTTGTATAAGCTGGATATTGAAATTGATAAGAGTAACTGA
- a CDS encoding nucleoside deaminase: protein MFTDEYYMKMALQEAETALEKDEVPIGCVVVSNNRIIARAHNLTETLNDVTAHAEMQAITSAANFLGGKYLKDCTLYVTMEPCVMCSGALSWSQISKVVIGARDEQRGFINKHLSLHPKTEIITGIMEAECSSIVKDFFKSKR, encoded by the coding sequence ATGTTTACTGACGAATATTACATGAAAATGGCCCTGCAGGAAGCAGAAACCGCTTTGGAAAAAGATGAGGTTCCTATCGGATGTGTAGTGGTTTCCAATAACAGGATTATCGCAAGAGCCCACAATCTTACCGAAACCCTGAATGATGTTACCGCTCATGCAGAAATGCAGGCCATCACCTCAGCGGCAAATTTCCTTGGTGGAAAATATTTAAAAGACTGTACGTTGTATGTAACAATGGAACCATGTGTGATGTGCTCGGGGGCACTTTCCTGGTCTCAGATCTCAAAAGTGGTGATTGGTGCACGGGATGAACAAAGGGGATTTATCAATAAACATCTTTCTCTACATCCGAAAACAGAAATTATTACAGGAATCATGGAAGCGGAATGCTCTTCTATTGTTAAAGATTTTTTTAAAAGTAAAAGATAA
- a CDS encoding C40 family peptidase, producing MKKRVLFYLVALVTTVSLQSCATNYVVSKPATYTKEYKTDAKLASIDNKRIEQDKQKLIDSFLAEKAASIASAKKAVKNSEIAKVIKHNKTIDGILEEAETYLGTPYRYGGTTRNGIDCSAFVLSVFGAAAGLSLPRVAASQAQEGERVEKGELQKGDLIFFSHGRRISHVGIVESVTEEGEIKFIHAATSKGVMISSLNDSYWGPKFRFAKRVINEEGDAYNNLAATTPATSANF from the coding sequence ATGAAGAAAAGAGTTTTGTTTTATTTAGTTGCTTTAGTTACTACAGTTTCATTGCAATCGTGTGCTACAAATTATGTGGTTTCAAAACCAGCAACTTACACAAAAGAATACAAAACAGATGCCAAACTAGCTTCTATAGATAACAAAAGAATAGAGCAGGATAAGCAGAAACTTATCGACTCTTTCCTTGCTGAAAAAGCAGCATCTATCGCTAGTGCTAAAAAAGCAGTTAAGAATTCTGAGATTGCAAAAGTAATCAAACATAATAAAACCATTGACGGTATCCTTGAAGAAGCTGAAACATACCTTGGAACTCCTTACAGATATGGAGGAACTACAAGAAACGGTATAGATTGTTCAGCTTTTGTTCTTTCTGTATTCGGAGCAGCAGCAGGTCTTAGCTTACCTAGAGTAGCAGCATCTCAGGCTCAGGAAGGGGAAAGAGTTGAAAAAGGAGAACTACAGAAAGGAGATTTGATTTTCTTTTCTCACGGAAGAAGAATTTCTCACGTAGGTATTGTAGAAAGTGTTACTGAAGAGGGTGAGATCAAGTTTATCCACGCAGCAACATCAAAAGGAGTAATGATTTCTTCACTGAATGATTCTTATTGGGGACCTAAGTTCAGGTTCGCAAAGAGAGTGATCAACGAAGAAGGAGATGCTTACAATAACTTAGCAGCAACTACTCCCGCTACATCAGCAAATTTTTAA
- a CDS encoding DinB family protein — MSSVSELSKRFREVLLDGLWIANTNFKDQLSDVTWEQAVKKIDSLNTIAMLTFHIDYYIAGIINVFEGGDLEIKDQFSFDLPPIESLEQWENLLNKLWIDSEKFATLLEQMPDSKLDEVFVDEKYGSYRRNIDGMIEHSYYHLGQITLIKKLLRSR, encoded by the coding sequence ATGAGTTCAGTATCAGAATTATCAAAAAGATTCAGGGAAGTACTGCTTGACGGTCTCTGGATTGCCAATACCAATTTTAAAGACCAGCTTTCAGATGTTACCTGGGAACAGGCTGTGAAGAAGATAGATTCTTTAAATACGATTGCGATGCTCACTTTTCACATTGATTATTATATTGCAGGAATTATCAATGTTTTTGAAGGCGGAGATCTTGAGATCAAAGATCAGTTCAGTTTTGATCTTCCTCCCATAGAATCCCTGGAACAATGGGAAAATCTGTTGAATAAACTTTGGATAGATTCTGAAAAGTTTGCAACCTTACTGGAACAGATGCCCGATTCTAAACTTGATGAGGTTTTTGTTGATGAAAAATATGGATCTTACCGCAGGAATATAGACGGAATGATCGAACACAGCTACTATCATCTGGGACAAATTACTTTAATCAAAAAACTCTTGAGAAGCAGATAA
- a CDS encoding YafY family protein, whose amino-acid sequence MKKDFYLTRYALIIKRLESSPATYSQLEDYLLNSFEFQDAGIKSYSIRTLQRDIREISNLFNLSIHNKKKGDNRYYIESRPIMEVDEYNQKLLESFQVSNALNLHPDFSDFIFFESRKPTGVEHFYDLFFAIRNKRVVSFEHYNYKNKLMTSRKVHPLALKESKDRWYLIAIDTKDKALKSFGLDRINYLDVAKNQFREKYKYNFREHFKNAFGVMNLTEQKPQNIILKCSRHQGEYIRSFPLHQSQKETKETPEEIYFEFFLHPTYDFMQEILSYGKEVTVLEPKGLVDDIRNHLQESLNRYLES is encoded by the coding sequence ATGAAGAAAGATTTTTATCTGACAAGATATGCCTTAATTATTAAAAGATTAGAAAGTTCTCCGGCTACCTATTCCCAGCTGGAGGACTATCTTTTAAACTCTTTTGAATTCCAGGATGCAGGAATTAAGAGCTACTCTATCCGTACTCTGCAAAGGGACATCCGGGAGATTTCCAATCTTTTCAATCTTTCCATTCACAACAAGAAAAAGGGAGACAACCGATACTATATTGAGAGCCGCCCGATCATGGAAGTGGATGAATATAACCAAAAATTACTGGAATCTTTCCAGGTAAGCAACGCTCTGAATCTTCACCCGGATTTTTCAGATTTTATCTTTTTTGAAAGCCGTAAGCCAACCGGTGTGGAGCATTTTTATGATCTGTTCTTCGCCATCCGAAATAAAAGGGTGGTAAGCTTTGAACATTACAATTATAAAAACAAGCTGATGACCTCCAGAAAAGTTCATCCTTTAGCCTTAAAAGAATCCAAAGACCGATGGTATCTTATTGCTATTGATACAAAAGATAAGGCTTTAAAATCTTTCGGACTTGATAGAATCAACTATCTCGACGTGGCTAAAAATCAGTTTAGAGAGAAGTATAAATATAATTTCAGAGAGCATTTTAAAAATGCATTCGGAGTAATGAATCTGACGGAGCAGAAACCACAGAATATAATATTGAAATGCAGCCGCCATCAGGGAGAATATATCAGAAGCTTCCCTCTTCACCAATCGCAGAAAGAGACCAAAGAAACTCCGGAAGAGATTTATTTTGAGTTCTTCCTTCACCCTACTTATGATTTTATGCAGGAAATTCTTTCTTATGGAAAAGAAGTAACGGTTCTGGAACCTAAAGGCTTAGTTGATGATATCCGTAATCATTTGCAGGAATCTTTGAACCGTTATCTTGAAAGCTGA